From the genome of Cytobacillus firmus, one region includes:
- a CDS encoding PTS sugar transporter subunit IIA produces the protein MFFDKKVTLFNLEACDRQDALRQMVNSLRAENLVAASFEQGILEREESFPTGLAVKPFGVAIPHTDADKVISPQIAFASLKNPVKFLVMGNNAQEEIDVSLIFMLALKNPADQLAMLQRLMEILQDQTLLTEFSACKNKNEFEDLLNRIGLK, from the coding sequence ATGTTTTTTGATAAGAAAGTTACTTTATTTAACTTAGAAGCATGCGACCGCCAGGATGCATTGCGGCAAATGGTGAATTCCCTGCGTGCAGAGAACTTAGTGGCAGCTTCTTTTGAACAAGGAATCTTAGAGCGTGAGGAATCTTTTCCAACTGGTTTAGCAGTGAAACCATTCGGGGTGGCTATTCCCCATACAGATGCAGATAAAGTCATAAGTCCGCAAATCGCTTTCGCCTCTCTAAAAAACCCAGTGAAGTTCCTTGTCATGGGCAATAACGCACAAGAAGAGATAGATGTCTCGCTTATCTTTATGCTGGCTTTAAAGAATCCAGCAGATCAGCTGGCCATGCTGCAGCGCTTAATGGAGATTCTTCAAGACCAAACTTTACTAACCGAATTTTCTGCATGTAAGAACAAAAATGAGTTTGAAGATTTATTAAACAGAATTGGTCTGAAATAA
- a CDS encoding PTS galactitol transporter subunit IIC, which translates to MSVLQWFVDLGASVMLPILLFIFGIVLGTKPSKAFKAGLTVGIGFIGLNLVIGLLTSSLGPAAKAMVDNFGFQLDTIDVGWPAAAAISYGTALGSLAIPLGIGLNVVLLITGLTKTLDVDIWDYWHCAFTGSLVYALTGNFALGLYTIAIHLVVIFFLGDLIAKDIEKFYGFPKITFPHGASAPSYLVAKPLNWVFDRIPGFNKLEANPETIQKRLGIFGDSTVMGVLIGIVIGFLAGYNAKEVMQLAVQTGAVMMLMPRMVSLLMEGLAPISEAASDFVRKRMPGRDLYIGMDSALSVGHPAVLSASLIIVPITLFLAVILPGNTVLPFGDLATIPFLVCLMTPVFRGNIIRTVVAGTLYMAVGLLIASWAAPLITDSAIAANFDMAGNSSISALVDGAVWTTFIFVGLAKVLNWTGITLIGLVAFGGLIYLNKIKPKREAKLNNDSGVGL; encoded by the coding sequence ATGTCGGTTTTACAATGGTTTGTTGACCTTGGTGCCAGCGTAATGCTTCCAATTCTTTTGTTTATCTTTGGGATTGTGTTAGGAACAAAGCCTTCAAAAGCTTTTAAAGCTGGATTAACCGTCGGCATTGGCTTTATTGGGCTGAATCTTGTAATAGGGCTGTTAACCAGCAGCTTAGGACCTGCAGCAAAGGCCATGGTTGATAATTTTGGTTTCCAGCTTGACACCATAGATGTAGGATGGCCGGCTGCGGCTGCCATTTCTTATGGTACCGCTTTAGGAAGTTTGGCAATTCCTTTGGGAATTGGCTTAAATGTAGTCTTATTGATTACCGGCCTGACAAAAACGCTGGACGTTGATATCTGGGATTATTGGCACTGTGCTTTCACAGGATCTCTAGTGTATGCCTTGACAGGAAACTTCGCTCTTGGCTTATATACAATCGCCATTCATTTAGTTGTCATTTTCTTCTTAGGGGATTTAATTGCAAAGGATATTGAAAAGTTCTATGGTTTTCCAAAAATCACTTTCCCTCACGGGGCCTCTGCACCATCTTATCTTGTAGCAAAACCTTTAAACTGGGTGTTTGATCGAATTCCCGGCTTTAATAAATTAGAAGCTAATCCTGAGACCATCCAAAAAAGATTAGGAATATTCGGGGATTCGACTGTAATGGGTGTATTAATCGGTATCGTGATTGGATTCCTGGCAGGATATAATGCGAAGGAAGTTATGCAGCTTGCTGTACAAACTGGTGCCGTGATGATGTTAATGCCCCGCATGGTTTCACTGCTTATGGAAGGGCTTGCCCCGATCTCTGAAGCAGCCAGTGACTTTGTCAGAAAACGCATGCCGGGCCGTGACCTTTATATTGGTATGGACAGTGCATTATCGGTAGGTCATCCCGCTGTTTTATCAGCCTCATTAATTATTGTGCCAATTACATTGTTTTTAGCGGTCATTTTGCCTGGAAATACAGTCTTGCCGTTTGGCGATTTGGCAACCATACCATTCTTAGTTTGCTTAATGACTCCAGTATTTAGAGGAAATATTATCAGAACTGTTGTCGCCGGAACCCTTTATATGGCAGTAGGTCTGCTTATCGCTTCTTGGGCTGCTCCTTTAATCACTGATTCCGCTATTGCAGCAAATTTTGATATGGCCGGAAATTCCAGTATCTCTGCCCTTGTTGACGGAGCTGTATGGACAACATTTATCTTTGTTGGCCTTGCTAAGGTGCTCAACTGGACAGGAATAACGCTTATAGGTTTAGTCGCCTTTGGAGGTTTGATTTACTTGAATAAGATCAAGCCAAAACGTGAGGCGAAACTTAATAATGATAGCGGAGTCGGTTTATAA
- a CDS encoding L-ribulose-5-phosphate 4-epimerase encodes MYQVWKQLVCDANKTLKELQLVKWTSGNVSYRDKESNNVIIKPSGVHFDVLKPEDMVVLDLDGNVVEGRLKPSVDTASHLFVYRRRDDIHSIVHTHSPYATSFAIRGLGIPSYTTTAANMFKEGVPCSDYAAIGEDEVGKQIINHIGDVPAVLLRNHGVFTVGKDIESALKAAVLLEETAEYAHYATLHEPDLAPLSRDIVLQCYGFYKTSYGQSEKTNNTI; translated from the coding sequence ATGTATCAGGTTTGGAAACAATTAGTATGCGATGCAAACAAGACATTAAAAGAATTGCAGCTTGTCAAATGGACCAGCGGAAATGTCAGTTATAGAGATAAAGAGAGTAATAATGTAATCATTAAACCAAGCGGCGTCCACTTTGATGTTCTAAAGCCAGAGGATATGGTTGTACTCGATCTTGATGGAAATGTTGTGGAGGGGCGGCTGAAGCCTTCAGTAGATACCGCCAGCCACTTATTTGTTTATCGGAGACGTGACGATATTCACAGCATTGTCCATACCCATTCACCGTATGCTACCAGCTTTGCAATAAGAGGGTTAGGAATTCCTTCGTATACCACAACAGCTGCCAATATGTTTAAAGAAGGTGTCCCCTGCTCAGATTATGCAGCGATTGGTGAAGATGAAGTCGGCAAGCAAATTATTAACCACATTGGGGATGTGCCAGCTGTGCTGCTGCGGAACCATGGAGTCTTTACGGTAGGCAAGGATATTGAAAGTGCACTAAAGGCTGCTGTTCTGCTGGAAGAAACGGCAGAGTACGCGCATTATGCCACATTGCATGAGCCTGATCTCGCACCACTAAGCAGAGATATTGTTCTTCAATGTTATGGTTTCTATAAAACGTCTTATGGCCAAAGCGAAAAAACAAACAATACTATATAA
- a CDS encoding PTS sugar transporter subunit IIB: MKKLLIMCGTGIATSTIVTGKVKSWLEENNLQTKVKLFQSKISEELGRIDEYDIIVSTTLVPDNIKSKVIDGVPLLTGIGKEDMFEKIKEQILA, from the coding sequence ATGAAAAAATTATTAATTATGTGCGGAACAGGAATTGCTACATCAACAATTGTAACTGGAAAAGTTAAATCCTGGCTGGAAGAAAACAACCTGCAAACGAAAGTAAAGTTATTTCAATCTAAAATCAGCGAAGAACTCGGCCGGATTGATGAGTATGATATCATCGTATCCACTACACTTGTTCCAGATAATATTAAAAGCAAGGTCATTGATGGTGTCCCTTTATTGACAGGCATTGGCAAAGAGGACATGTTTGAGAAAATTAAAGAGCAAATTCTAGCATAA
- a CDS encoding CoA-acylating methylmalonate-semialdehyde dehydrogenase: protein MTATTTTVLKNFINGEWVDANTDKFEVVPNPATGEELARTPISTREDVDNAVQAAKEAFKVWSKTPVPKRARILFKYQQLLIDNWDELAKLITQENGKNYKEAYGEVQRGIECVEFAAGAPSLMMGKQLPDIATNIESGMYRYPVGVIGGITPFNFPMMVPCWMFPLAIACGNTFVLKPSERTPILANRLAELFTEAGLPAGVFNIVHGAHDVVNSLIDHKDVPAISFVGSQPVAEYIYKSATAKGKRVQALAGAKNHSIVLPDADLDGAVKEIIAAAYGSAGERCMACSVVVAVDSIADELVARLNEQASQLTIGNGLDENVFLGPVIRQENKERTSNYIEIGEKEGAKLVRDGRKDEAYHENGYFIGPTIFDNVDPSMKIWKEEIFAPVLSVVRVKNLEEAIELTNKSDFGNGACLFTDSGSSVRYFRENIEVGMLGVNIGVPAPMAFFPFSGWKNSFYGDLHANGTDGVEFYTRRKMLTARW, encoded by the coding sequence ATGACAGCGACAACAACAACGGTATTAAAAAACTTTATCAATGGCGAATGGGTGGACGCCAATACTGATAAATTTGAAGTGGTGCCAAATCCGGCAACAGGCGAGGAGCTTGCCCGCACACCGATTTCTACACGTGAAGATGTCGACAATGCTGTACAGGCTGCCAAGGAAGCTTTTAAAGTCTGGAGTAAAACGCCAGTGCCAAAAAGAGCGAGAATTCTATTTAAATACCAGCAGCTTTTAATAGATAACTGGGACGAGCTGGCAAAGTTGATTACACAAGAAAACGGCAAAAATTATAAAGAAGCCTATGGCGAGGTGCAGCGCGGAATTGAATGTGTGGAATTCGCTGCAGGTGCTCCATCTCTCATGATGGGCAAGCAGCTTCCTGATATTGCGACCAATATTGAATCAGGCATGTACCGCTACCCTGTAGGTGTCATTGGCGGCATCACGCCTTTCAACTTCCCGATGATGGTTCCCTGCTGGATGTTTCCGCTAGCGATTGCATGCGGCAACACATTTGTATTAAAGCCATCTGAGAGAACACCAATCCTTGCTAACCGTCTGGCAGAGCTGTTCACAGAAGCGGGCCTTCCAGCTGGCGTATTCAATATTGTTCATGGCGCGCATGACGTGGTAAACAGCCTGATCGACCATAAGGATGTTCCGGCAATTTCATTCGTTGGCTCCCAGCCTGTTGCCGAATATATCTATAAATCTGCAACAGCAAAAGGCAAACGCGTTCAGGCGCTGGCTGGTGCCAAGAACCACTCAATCGTGCTGCCTGATGCAGACCTTGATGGAGCGGTTAAGGAAATTATCGCTGCTGCATACGGTTCAGCTGGTGAACGGTGCATGGCCTGCTCTGTAGTAGTAGCCGTGGATTCCATTGCCGACGAGCTTGTTGCGAGATTAAATGAACAGGCGAGTCAGCTGACAATCGGTAACGGCTTGGATGAAAATGTATTCCTTGGCCCAGTCATCCGCCAGGAAAACAAGGAACGCACAAGCAATTACATTGAAATTGGCGAAAAAGAAGGAGCAAAACTTGTCCGTGATGGCCGCAAAGACGAAGCATACCACGAAAACGGCTACTTCATCGGACCAACGATTTTTGATAATGTGGATCCATCAATGAAAATCTGGAAAGAAGAAATTTTCGCACCGGTACTTTCTGTTGTGCGTGTAAAAAATCTGGAAGAAGCAATCGAGCTTACGAACAAATCCGACTTCGGAAACGGTGCATGCCTATTCACTGACAGCGGAAGCAGCGTCCGCTACTTCAGAGAAAACATCGAGGTCGGCATGCTCGGAGTGAACATTGGAGTACCGGCGCCAATGGCCTTCTTCCCATTCTCCGGCTGGAAAAACTCCTTCTACGGAGACCTCCACGCAAACGGGACGGATGGAGTGGAATTCTATACAAGAAGAAAGATGCTGACTGCACGCTGGTAG
- a CDS encoding GntP family permease: MIGMLGLIASLLLLMYLTMKGVNIIIAAIISAVVVALTGGLNLETALTEHYMTGFTGYFYSWFLIFLLGAIFGKIMQVTKAADSIANWVKDTLGPSRAVFAVVAAAAIMTYGGVSLFVVGFAVYPIAVSLFKVANLPHRFIPAALVFGSISFTMTAPGSPEIQNLIPTEFFGTKPTAGGIIGVLMALLIMIIGGILLSRMVKKAVKNGEVFSLPNQPSGANETAAALESELSMQRPNAAPAGKDYPHVIMAILPLASVIAILNTAANFTSSTAAALISLTSGIILACVLMMKYLVGFWEALAKGAQDALVAAANTCAVVGFGSVAAQVAAFDTFVDALVNIPGPPLMGLGIAVTLICGITGSASGGLGIALPILAPMYLSQGLDPGAMHRISALASGGLDSLPHNGYVVTTIRAICGETHKRSYWPIFILSVAMPTAVLFLAIFLYSIF, encoded by the coding sequence ATGATTGGAATGCTGGGGTTAATCGCTTCACTGCTTCTATTAATGTATTTAACTATGAAAGGCGTAAATATTATTATCGCCGCGATCATCAGTGCAGTTGTGGTTGCTCTGACAGGAGGGCTTAACCTTGAGACAGCCCTGACAGAGCATTACATGACAGGCTTTACAGGCTATTTTTACTCGTGGTTCCTCATCTTTTTATTGGGAGCCATATTCGGAAAAATCATGCAGGTAACCAAGGCGGCTGACAGCATTGCGAATTGGGTCAAGGATACACTTGGGCCATCAAGAGCGGTATTTGCAGTCGTGGCGGCAGCAGCCATCATGACTTACGGAGGCGTCAGCCTGTTTGTTGTAGGCTTCGCCGTTTATCCAATTGCTGTGTCACTATTTAAAGTGGCCAACCTGCCGCATCGTTTTATCCCGGCGGCATTGGTGTTCGGATCCATCTCCTTTACGATGACAGCACCGGGCTCGCCGGAGATCCAAAACCTGATTCCGACCGAGTTTTTCGGAACAAAGCCGACAGCAGGCGGAATCATCGGGGTGTTAATGGCCCTTTTGATAATGATAATAGGCGGTATTCTGCTTAGCCGAATGGTGAAAAAAGCAGTTAAAAATGGCGAGGTTTTCTCATTGCCAAACCAGCCGTCGGGTGCCAATGAGACGGCAGCAGCTCTTGAATCGGAGCTGTCCATGCAAAGGCCAAATGCTGCTCCGGCAGGGAAGGATTATCCTCATGTGATTATGGCCATCTTACCGCTGGCGTCAGTAATTGCGATTTTAAATACGGCTGCTAACTTCACTTCTTCGACGGCGGCCGCATTGATCTCTCTGACAAGCGGCATCATTCTGGCATGTGTGCTGATGATGAAATATTTAGTCGGATTCTGGGAGGCGCTTGCCAAGGGTGCCCAGGATGCTTTAGTTGCCGCAGCTAATACATGTGCGGTTGTAGGCTTCGGAAGTGTTGCGGCTCAGGTTGCTGCGTTTGACACCTTTGTAGATGCACTGGTAAATATCCCGGGACCGCCGTTAATGGGACTGGGGATTGCCGTTACCCTGATATGCGGTATTACCGGGTCGGCATCAGGCGGCTTAGGCATTGCGCTGCCGATTCTGGCGCCAATGTATCTGTCGCAAGGACTGGACCCTGGTGCCATGCATAGAATTTCAGCCCTTGCATCCGGCGGACTGGACTCACTGCCGCATAATGGCTATGTCGTGACAACAATCCGGGCGATATGCGGAGAAACCCATAAACGCTCCTATTGGCCAATATTCATTCTAAGTGTAGCAATGCCAACGGCTGTACTATTCCTGGCAATATTCTTATATTCAATCTTTTGA
- a CDS encoding iron-containing alcohol dehydrogenase → MEKPAVFRVPEAIFYGRGSSEKVGAEAAARGKNALIISDKIMDQLGYVSECRTYLQEAGVQSEVYLGVASEPTDEYVAEALELFQKQQCDLVISVGGGSCIDTAKAIAVLATNGGYIGEYMGGKKLAQNAPVPHIAIPTTAGTGSEATDVTVITNSSNDVKMMIKQPAFMPSVAIVDPLLTFSSPKNVTSATGVDALSHAVEAYLSKKAHPMTDTIAISAMKLIVKNILTAYNEGDNVDAREAMSLGSLQAGMAFSNASVCLVHGMSRPIGALFHVPHGISNAMLLPAVLEFSQEACVDRLADIGRVFQPENESLTNEEAAEVAVQSVKELCGKLNIPNLRGWGIDEEAFTNAVGKMADDAIDSGSPGNNPRVPAKSELEELYHVCYDYQFSSETEKV, encoded by the coding sequence ATGGAGAAACCAGCAGTTTTCCGGGTGCCGGAAGCGATTTTTTATGGAAGGGGATCTTCCGAAAAAGTTGGTGCTGAAGCGGCGGCTAGAGGGAAAAACGCGTTAATTATCAGTGATAAAATAATGGATCAGCTTGGATATGTAAGTGAATGCAGAACTTATCTTCAGGAAGCGGGCGTACAAAGTGAGGTTTATCTGGGGGTAGCATCAGAGCCGACTGACGAGTATGTAGCAGAAGCGCTCGAGCTATTTCAAAAACAGCAATGTGACCTGGTTATTTCAGTAGGAGGCGGCAGCTGTATCGATACGGCAAAAGCCATAGCGGTTTTAGCAACAAATGGCGGCTATATCGGCGAGTATATGGGAGGAAAGAAACTGGCCCAGAATGCACCGGTTCCTCATATAGCGATTCCGACAACAGCCGGGACTGGCTCTGAGGCCACAGATGTAACTGTCATCACAAATTCATCCAATGATGTCAAAATGATGATTAAACAGCCTGCTTTTATGCCGAGCGTGGCAATTGTGGATCCGCTGCTTACATTTTCATCACCGAAGAATGTCACATCCGCAACCGGGGTTGATGCCCTAAGCCACGCGGTTGAAGCATATCTATCCAAAAAGGCACATCCGATGACAGACACAATAGCAATATCGGCCATGAAGCTGATCGTGAAAAATATTTTAACCGCTTACAATGAGGGAGACAATGTCGATGCCAGGGAGGCAATGAGCCTTGGGTCCCTGCAGGCTGGAATGGCGTTTTCAAACGCATCTGTATGCCTTGTGCATGGAATGAGCCGTCCAATCGGCGCATTATTCCATGTTCCTCATGGAATCTCAAATGCCATGCTTCTGCCGGCTGTTCTTGAGTTCAGCCAGGAAGCATGTGTGGACCGTTTAGCGGACATAGGAAGAGTTTTTCAGCCAGAAAATGAAAGCCTTACCAATGAAGAAGCTGCAGAAGTGGCTGTTCAATCCGTCAAAGAGCTTTGCGGGAAATTAAATATTCCTAACTTAAGAGGATGGGGAATAGACGAGGAAGCCTTTACGAATGCGGTTGGCAAAATGGCAGACGACGCCATCGACAGCGGCAGCCCCGGCAACAATCCAAGAGTTCCGGCTAAGAGCGAACTCGAAGAGCTTTACCATGTTTGTTACGATTATCAGTTTTCCTCTGAAACCGAGAAAGTGTAA
- a CDS encoding sigma 54-interacting transcriptional regulator produces MPQSISDKKEDLLNDEHLKVKNWMTPSPFCIQPGQTLAEASKMMADLHLESLPVTDETNHLVGMITSRKLLNYFAQGNPGDALIGSIPKSNQASVRPDDSILDIMSLPYDQLPVTGEDGKLLGILTARDILDGLSKYLYKLRQQHNSEDALGAILESAYEGIAVVDENGILQEFNEAYSRFTGIKREDAIGRHVTEVIDNTHLHETVKTGIAERGVLQNIQGHDMVVHRIPLWKEGRIAGAIGMLIFEGVTEVYKIYEKLQENQEAKPDLFTKKKENDSRVTLDQIIGTSEGITEVKRLARKAARTAATVLITGESGTGKEMFAKSIHHLSPFSTGPFISVNCGAIPEPLFESELFGYEEGAFTGAKKGGKPGKFELADNGTIFLDEIGEMPLVMQTKLLRVLQEKEAERVGGVKKYQINVRVIAATNRNLMQMVETGEFREDLYYRLNIIQLHIPPLRERKKDIPVLQIHYLKEICERYQVPGKLFTSEAVNAFVQHPWRGNIREMVNTVEQLVTLVDGKVIDYHHLPEMLKKPEPTLKKVDRAAGSIEEAKLLGSQRESEIILDALRRAGGNKSRAADLLGIHRTTLYQKLKKHGIT; encoded by the coding sequence ATGCCTCAATCCATTTCTGATAAGAAAGAGGACTTACTAAATGATGAGCACCTTAAAGTGAAAAACTGGATGACACCCAGCCCGTTTTGTATTCAGCCGGGGCAGACTCTGGCAGAAGCTTCAAAAATGATGGCGGATCTTCATCTGGAAAGCCTGCCTGTCACAGATGAAACCAATCATCTGGTTGGAATGATCACTTCCAGGAAGCTGCTTAACTACTTTGCCCAGGGCAACCCGGGTGATGCTTTAATTGGCAGCATTCCCAAATCGAATCAGGCATCTGTCCGGCCAGATGATTCTATCCTCGATATTATGTCGCTTCCATACGATCAGCTTCCTGTCACGGGTGAAGATGGCAAACTCCTGGGTATTCTGACAGCCAGGGATATCCTGGATGGACTCTCCAAATACCTGTATAAGCTGAGGCAGCAGCATAATTCCGAGGATGCACTTGGCGCCATTTTGGAAAGCGCCTATGAGGGAATAGCGGTTGTCGATGAAAACGGCATTCTGCAGGAATTCAATGAAGCCTATAGCCGTTTTACTGGCATTAAACGGGAGGATGCAATTGGCAGGCATGTCACAGAGGTCATTGATAACACACATCTTCACGAGACTGTAAAGACTGGAATCGCTGAACGGGGGGTTCTGCAGAACATCCAGGGACATGACATGGTGGTGCACCGGATTCCCCTCTGGAAGGAAGGACGGATTGCCGGCGCCATCGGAATGCTGATTTTTGAGGGAGTCACAGAAGTTTATAAAATCTATGAAAAACTGCAGGAAAATCAAGAGGCCAAGCCTGACCTTTTCACAAAGAAAAAGGAAAATGACAGCCGGGTCACCCTTGACCAGATCATTGGGACAAGTGAAGGAATTACGGAAGTGAAGCGGCTGGCACGGAAGGCTGCCAGGACTGCGGCTACTGTCCTTATAACAGGAGAAAGCGGGACGGGAAAAGAAATGTTCGCCAAGAGCATCCATCACCTCAGCCCATTTTCCACCGGGCCTTTCATCAGTGTTAACTGCGGGGCCATTCCGGAGCCTTTATTCGAGTCTGAACTGTTTGGCTATGAAGAAGGCGCCTTTACCGGGGCGAAAAAAGGCGGCAAACCCGGGAAGTTTGAGCTTGCAGACAACGGCACGATTTTTCTCGATGAAATCGGAGAGATGCCGCTTGTCATGCAGACCAAGCTGCTGCGGGTCCTGCAGGAAAAGGAAGCTGAACGTGTCGGCGGTGTGAAAAAGTATCAGATTAATGTGCGAGTTATTGCCGCGACAAACCGCAATCTTATGCAAATGGTTGAAACCGGGGAATTCCGGGAGGATCTTTATTACCGGCTGAACATCATCCAGCTCCATATCCCTCCGCTGCGGGAACGGAAAAAGGATATACCAGTCCTGCAAATCCATTATTTGAAGGAAATCTGTGAGCGGTACCAGGTACCTGGAAAACTATTTACATCTGAGGCGGTGAACGCTTTTGTCCAGCATCCGTGGAGGGGGAATATACGCGAGATGGTGAATACGGTGGAACAGCTGGTGACACTGGTTGATGGGAAGGTCATTGACTATCATCATTTGCCGGAGATGCTGAAAAAGCCGGAACCCACTTTGAAAAAGGTGGATCGGGCTGCAGGGTCTATTGAGGAAGCTAAATTACTGGGCAGCCAAAGAGAGTCTGAAATTATTCTGGATGCATTAAGAAGAGCAGGCGGAAATAAATCGAGAGCTGCCGATTTGCTTGGAATTCATCGGACAACTCTGTACCAGAAGCTGAAAAAACATGGAATAACCTGA
- a CDS encoding GntP family permease, producing the protein MLSMIGLLGGIGLLIYLTMRGMNLLLAAPLSAFIVAIFSGLPIFPQLAGEGEVNFLTNYMNGFAGFITSWYLMFLFGAIFGKLMEDSGAADSVSKWIIDKIGMKRAALAVVIACAVLTYGGVSLFVVAFSVYPMALSLFKEANLPRRFIPAALAFGSTTFTMTSAGSPEIQNWIPIEFLGTSPYAAWEVSLIVAIFMMAFGYWWLKKMINKALRNGEKFEARETDSALIRENLPSPMLSMVPLLVVLVISFIFHDSLAQSALIIALLSGCFATYFLNLKYFTNVWGAVSEGTIGALIAIANTSAVVGFGGVAKATPAFASAVDAMTSIPGSPLIGGALAVAVIAGLTGSASGGQSIALPLLAPHYLDMGVNASELHRVVAISSGSIDSLPHGGYVVTTIRAICGESHKDAYPAFGALTVIVPILGVILAVILFSIF; encoded by the coding sequence ATGCTAAGTATGATTGGATTGCTTGGGGGGATCGGGCTTCTCATCTATTTGACGATGAGAGGGATGAATCTGCTGCTTGCTGCCCCTCTTTCAGCATTTATTGTTGCAATATTCAGTGGATTGCCGATTTTCCCTCAGCTGGCAGGCGAGGGTGAGGTCAATTTTCTGACCAACTATATGAACGGTTTTGCCGGATTTATCACATCGTGGTATTTGATGTTCTTATTCGGGGCCATTTTCGGAAAACTTATGGAAGACAGCGGAGCAGCAGACAGTGTTTCCAAATGGATTATCGATAAAATTGGCATGAAACGGGCTGCATTAGCCGTTGTCATTGCCTGTGCGGTCTTAACCTATGGTGGCGTAAGCCTGTTTGTTGTTGCCTTCTCCGTCTATCCAATGGCATTGAGCCTATTTAAGGAAGCCAACCTGCCAAGAAGATTCATTCCGGCAGCTCTTGCCTTCGGTTCAACTACATTTACCATGACATCGGCGGGTTCCCCGGAGATCCAGAACTGGATTCCGATTGAGTTCCTGGGCACTTCCCCATATGCCGCCTGGGAAGTCAGCTTGATTGTCGCTATCTTTATGATGGCATTTGGATACTGGTGGCTGAAGAAAATGATTAACAAGGCGCTTCGCAATGGAGAAAAATTTGAGGCAAGAGAAACGGATTCTGCTTTGATCCGTGAAAACTTGCCAAGCCCAATGTTAAGTATGGTGCCGCTCTTAGTCGTCCTAGTGATTTCGTTTATTTTCCATGATTCATTGGCTCAGTCAGCCTTGATTATTGCCTTATTGAGCGGCTGTTTTGCCACCTATTTTCTTAACCTTAAATATTTCACGAATGTATGGGGTGCCGTATCAGAAGGAACCATCGGCGCATTGATCGCCATTGCCAATACATCAGCTGTTGTGGGCTTTGGCGGTGTGGCTAAAGCAACCCCTGCCTTTGCCAGTGCAGTTGATGCCATGACCAGCATTCCGGGAAGCCCTTTAATCGGCGGAGCCCTGGCTGTTGCTGTCATTGCCGGCCTGACCGGATCTGCTTCCGGCGGCCAATCGATTGCCCTGCCGCTTCTGGCTCCGCACTATCTGGATATGGGTGTCAATGCAAGTGAGCTTCACCGCGTTGTGGCGATATCATCCGGATCAATTGATTCCCTGCCGCATGGCGGTTACGTTGTGACAACCATCCGGGCGATCTGCGGCGAGTCCCATAAGGATGCCTATCCGGCATTTGGCGCATTGACAGTGATTGTGCCGATACTTGGTGTTATTTTAGCTGTCATTTTATTCTCGATTTTCTAA